From Cellulosimicrobium sp. ES-005, one genomic window encodes:
- a CDS encoding ParB/RepB/Spo0J family partition protein, whose translation MSEKRRGLGRGLGALIPTSSEGKRPVDVFFPSPTTDEPRTDEVSSDGAATAAAAAADEQGAAESSAGATPVVTLVAESGSGPADVDSLTSLSAHDLAELDALSVESLPVSVPEVGGSPAARDADDETAAHDGEASDAVSRETVTETATGEETTRRPVVESASEIPAGEDTAVSQEWTGGAADDLVPVPGARFAEVPTASIRPNPRQPRTVFDEGDLDELVGSIREIGVLQPIVVRPVPGEDGSFELIMGERRWRATQAAGLDVIPAIIRETDDADLLRDALLENLHRSALNPLEEAAAYRQLLDDFGCTHEELAERISRSRPQISNTLRLLRLPPLVQRRVAAGVLSAGHARALLGLTDGAEIERLAQRIVAEGLSVRATEEIVAMGSLDGERRAPRAPRAGQRSAAIDELAHRLSDRFETRVKVDLGKNKGRLTVEFASVEDLNRILDVMAPDDPGLLRK comes from the coding sequence ATGAGCGAGAAGCGTCGAGGGCTCGGTCGAGGGCTCGGGGCTCTCATCCCGACGAGCTCGGAGGGGAAGCGTCCCGTCGACGTGTTCTTCCCGAGCCCGACGACGGACGAACCGCGGACCGATGAGGTATCGAGTGACGGTGCGGCCACGGCCGCTGCTGCGGCGGCAGACGAGCAGGGCGCCGCGGAGAGCAGCGCGGGCGCCACACCCGTCGTGACCCTGGTCGCCGAGTCCGGTTCGGGGCCCGCTGACGTGGACTCGCTGACCTCGCTCTCTGCCCACGACCTCGCCGAGCTGGACGCGTTGAGCGTGGAGTCTCTGCCCGTGAGCGTCCCCGAGGTCGGGGGCTCGCCGGCCGCGCGCGACGCGGACGACGAGACCGCGGCGCACGACGGCGAGGCTTCCGACGCTGTTTCACGTGAAACGGTGACGGAGACCGCGACGGGTGAGGAAACGACGCGACGTCCTGTCGTCGAGTCGGCATCGGAGATCCCTGCCGGCGAGGACACCGCCGTCTCCCAGGAGTGGACAGGGGGCGCTGCGGACGACCTCGTCCCGGTCCCCGGGGCACGGTTCGCTGAGGTGCCGACAGCGTCCATCCGGCCGAACCCTCGTCAGCCGCGCACGGTCTTCGACGAGGGCGACCTCGACGAGCTAGTGGGATCGATCCGAGAGATCGGTGTCCTTCAGCCGATCGTCGTCCGGCCTGTTCCGGGGGAGGACGGCTCCTTCGAGCTGATCATGGGCGAGCGGCGCTGGCGCGCGACGCAGGCGGCCGGGCTCGACGTGATCCCCGCGATCATCCGCGAGACAGATGACGCGGACCTGCTGCGCGACGCGCTCCTCGAGAACCTGCACCGGAGCGCCCTCAACCCGTTGGAAGAGGCCGCGGCGTATCGCCAGCTGCTCGACGACTTCGGGTGCACCCACGAGGAGCTCGCTGAGCGGATCTCCCGCAGTCGTCCCCAGATCTCGAACACGCTGCGACTGCTGCGGCTCCCGCCGCTCGTACAGCGTCGGGTCGCGGCGGGTGTCCTCTCCGCCGGACATGCCCGCGCCCTGCTCGGCCTGACCGACGGGGCTGAGATCGAGCGTCTCGCTCAGCGCATCGTCGCCGAGGGGCTCTCAGTGCGTGCGACCGAGGAGATCGTCGCGATGGGTAGTCTGGACGGTGAGCGTCGAGCTCCCCGTGCCCCGCGGGCGGGTCAACGCTCCGCCGCGATCGACGAGCTCGCTCACCGGCTCTCGGACCGCTTCGAGACGCGGGTCAAGGTCGACCTCGGCAAGAACAAGGGGCGCCTGACCGTCGAGTTCGCGTCGGTAGAGGACCTCAACCGGATCCTGGACGTCATGGCACCGGACGACCCGGGCCTCCTGCGCAAGTAG
- a CDS encoding ParA family protein produces the protein MASLPVTDDSTPLAAQLAEDARRRIDLQGRRFPRPISTRIITVANQKGGVGKTTTTVNLAAGLALAGLNVLVIDNDPQGNASTALGVEHRAGTPSVYEVLVDGDPLASAVQQCPDIPTLWCVPATIDLSGAEIELVSLVSRETRLRRALDEYLSEREREGLAPIDYVLVDCPPSLGLLTVNAFVVGREVLIPIQCEYYALEGLSQLLKTIELIKSHLNPGLHVSTILLTMYDGRTNLAQQVAAEVREHFPDQTLRTTVPRSVRISEAPSHGQTVMTYDPGSTGALAYLEAARELTQRGANRPEDRDLDALPQQEPKWEQGVAAVPGSETQTVRTEHEFAGTIGGPGLRQEELR, from the coding sequence ATGGCAAGCCTGCCGGTCACGGACGATTCGACGCCTCTCGCCGCTCAGCTCGCCGAGGATGCCCGTCGTCGCATCGACCTCCAGGGTCGGCGTTTCCCACGCCCCATATCGACGCGCATCATCACCGTGGCGAACCAGAAGGGCGGCGTGGGGAAGACCACCACGACGGTGAATCTCGCCGCCGGCCTCGCCCTGGCGGGATTGAACGTTCTCGTCATCGACAACGACCCCCAGGGAAACGCCTCCACAGCGCTCGGGGTCGAGCATCGCGCCGGGACCCCGTCCGTCTACGAGGTCCTCGTCGACGGCGACCCGCTGGCCAGCGCTGTGCAACAGTGCCCCGACATCCCGACGCTCTGGTGCGTGCCCGCGACGATCGACCTGTCCGGGGCCGAGATCGAGCTGGTCTCTCTCGTTTCACGTGAAACACGGCTCCGACGTGCCCTCGACGAGTACCTGTCAGAGCGCGAGCGTGAGGGCCTGGCACCGATCGACTACGTCCTGGTGGACTGCCCTCCGAGCCTGGGCCTCCTCACGGTCAATGCGTTCGTCGTCGGTCGGGAAGTGCTCATCCCGATCCAGTGCGAGTACTACGCGCTCGAGGGACTGAGCCAGCTCCTGAAGACGATCGAGCTCATCAAGTCGCACCTCAATCCTGGCCTGCACGTGTCGACGATCCTTCTCACGATGTACGACGGCCGCACCAATCTCGCGCAGCAGGTGGCGGCGGAGGTCCGCGAGCACTTCCCCGACCAGACGCTGAGGACGACTGTCCCGCGCTCGGTCCGCATCTCGGAAGCGCCAAGTCACGGGCAGACGGTGATGACCTACGATCCCGGCTCGACGGGTGCGCTCGCCTATCTCGAGGCCGCGCGCGAGCTGACGCAACGTGGTGCCAACCGGCCGGAGGATCGCGACCTTGATGCGCTCCCGCAGCAGGAGCCGAAGTGGGAGCAAGGTGTCGCCGCCGTGCCCGGCAGCGAGACACAGACGGTCCGAACGGAACACGAGTTCGCCGGCACCATCGGTGGTCCCGGCCTGCGGCAGGAGGAACTGCGATGA
- the rsmG gene encoding 16S rRNA (guanine(527)-N(7))-methyltransferase RsmG, which yields MPIDEEAEEPMHDQADGNAEPEISREAMAEYFGASFPTVERFADRLRDEGELRGLIGPREVPRIWDRHILNSAAVVPFLPESGLIADIGSGAGLPGVVIAAMRPEATVYLIEPMERRCAWLSEIATDLNLANIEVKRGRAEEYHDAFECDAVTSRAVAALDKLVRLSLPLVRPGGEMIVLKGRNVIREIEPARKVLRRLKGSEPEIVDAPTIPGVETTTVVRIVRQTGSR from the coding sequence GTGCCCATTGACGAGGAGGCAGAAGAGCCGATGCACGACCAGGCTGACGGCAACGCAGAGCCGGAGATCTCGCGGGAGGCAATGGCCGAGTACTTCGGTGCGTCGTTCCCGACCGTCGAGCGGTTCGCAGACCGGCTGCGTGACGAGGGTGAGCTACGCGGGCTCATCGGGCCCCGCGAGGTCCCCCGCATCTGGGACCGGCACATCCTGAACTCCGCCGCGGTCGTCCCGTTCCTTCCAGAGTCCGGTCTTATCGCGGACATCGGTTCAGGCGCAGGTCTCCCGGGGGTGGTGATCGCCGCGATGCGTCCAGAGGCCACCGTCTACCTGATCGAGCCGATGGAGCGTCGGTGTGCCTGGTTGTCGGAGATCGCGACGGACCTGAACCTCGCGAACATCGAGGTCAAGCGGGGGCGCGCCGAGGAGTACCACGATGCGTTCGAGTGCGATGCCGTGACGTCGCGCGCCGTGGCCGCGTTGGACAAGCTGGTGCGGCTCTCGCTACCGCTCGTCCGACCGGGCGGGGAGATGATCGTCCTCAAGGGTCGAAACGTCATCCGAGAGATCGAGCCCGCCCGCAAGGTACTGCGCCGACTCAAGGGAAGTGAACCCGAGATCGTGGACGCACCGACGATCCCCGGTGTGGAGACCACGACTGTCGTGCGGATCGTGCGGCAGACTGGGTCACGCTGA
- a CDS encoding R3H domain-containing nucleic acid-binding protein — MTPTETPAPEEAATDESSRETTRLEEEGEIAADYLEELLDIADLDGDIDIDVEHDRAAVEIVADDPAALRSLVGDGGEVLDALQELTRLAVQARTGERSRLMLDVAGFRADRRRELTARAEEAISRVQSGGAKVSLEPLNAFERKVIHDAVAAAGLRSDSEGVEPQRYVVIYPAD, encoded by the coding sequence ATGACGCCTACCGAGACCCCCGCGCCCGAAGAGGCCGCCACCGACGAGTCGTCGCGCGAGACCACCCGCCTGGAGGAGGAGGGCGAGATCGCCGCGGACTACCTCGAGGAACTGCTCGATATCGCCGACCTCGACGGTGACATCGACATCGACGTCGAGCACGACCGTGCAGCGGTCGAGATCGTCGCCGACGACCCTGCGGCGTTGCGTTCCCTCGTGGGTGACGGCGGGGAGGTTCTCGACGCTCTTCAGGAGCTGACGCGTCTTGCCGTGCAGGCGCGGACCGGGGAGCGCAGCCGTCTGATGCTCGATGTCGCCGGTTTCCGCGCTGACCGTCGACGTGAGCTCACCGCACGGGCCGAGGAGGCCATCTCCCGCGTCCAGTCGGGCGGTGCGAAGGTCTCGTTGGAGCCGCTGAACGCGTTCGAGCGCAAGGTGATTCACGACGCCGTCGCCGCAGCCGGCCTGCGGAGCGACTCCGAGGGCGTCGAGCCGCAGCGCTACGTGGTGATCTACCCCGCGGACTGA
- the yidC gene encoding membrane protein insertase YidC, whose product MDFFAFLAPIEWVVAWIMYLCHQGLVFLGFSDGPGPAWVLSIVGLVIIIRILLIPLFFKQIKASRGMQMLQPEMQAIQKKYKGKTDPASREAMSRETMELYRKHGTNPFASCMPILLQSPIFFALFRVLNGLVPISDGSAKPIGPIDASVASDIESSSVFGAQLSDVFLRTDDLQTKIVIAVLIVAMCATTFFTQRQLTMKNMPKAALEGPMASTQKMMLYVFPFIFAVSGVNFPVGVLVYWTTTNLWSMGQQFYTIRRMPAPGSEAERLLKERQARKRAAKGIVEDATPVIEQPRGQRQQPKRKDRQKGAAPARPAASSSTRSEDAPVEDAPVAEDGPVTDNGAKGSSSPATPKPAPKKKKQK is encoded by the coding sequence ATGGACTTCTTCGCGTTCCTCGCCCCGATCGAGTGGGTCGTGGCGTGGATCATGTACCTGTGTCACCAGGGTCTGGTGTTCCTCGGGTTCTCCGACGGCCCGGGCCCCGCGTGGGTCCTGTCGATCGTCGGGCTCGTCATCATCATCCGGATCCTGCTGATCCCACTGTTCTTCAAGCAGATCAAGGCGTCGCGCGGCATGCAGATGCTGCAGCCCGAGATGCAGGCGATCCAGAAGAAGTACAAGGGGAAGACGGACCCGGCGTCCCGTGAGGCGATGAGCCGCGAGACGATGGAGCTCTACCGGAAGCACGGGACGAACCCGTTCGCGTCGTGCATGCCGATCCTGCTGCAGTCGCCGATCTTCTTCGCGCTCTTCCGCGTGCTGAACGGGCTCGTGCCGATCTCCGACGGTTCCGCCAAGCCGATCGGCCCGATCGACGCGTCGGTCGCGTCCGACATCGAGAGCTCGTCCGTGTTCGGGGCCCAGCTCTCCGACGTCTTCCTGCGGACCGACGACCTGCAGACCAAGATCGTCATCGCCGTGCTCATCGTCGCGATGTGCGCCACCACGTTCTTCACGCAGCGCCAGCTCACCATGAAGAACATGCCGAAGGCCGCCCTCGAGGGCCCGATGGCGTCCACGCAGAAGATGATGCTCTACGTCTTCCCGTTCATCTTCGCGGTCTCGGGCGTCAACTTCCCGGTCGGCGTCCTCGTCTACTGGACGACGACGAACCTCTGGTCGATGGGGCAGCAGTTCTACACGATCCGGCGCATGCCTGCGCCGGGCTCCGAGGCCGAGCGCCTGCTCAAGGAGCGTCAGGCTCGCAAGCGTGCCGCGAAGGGCATCGTTGAGGATGCGACGCCCGTGATCGAGCAGCCGCGCGGCCAGCGTCAGCAGCCGAAGCGCAAGGATCGGCAGAAGGGTGCCGCTCCGGCGCGGCCCGCCGCGTCGTCGTCGACGCGCTCTGAGGACGCACCGGTGGAGGACGCGCCCGTGGCTGAGGACGGCCCTGTGACGGACAACGGTGCGAAGGGCTCGTCGTCTCCCGCGACGCCGAAGCCCGCGCCCAAGAAGAAGAAGCAGAAGTAG
- the yidD gene encoding membrane protein insertion efficiency factor YidD encodes MTTTHPVDAPGVESPEDAGGAPGIVRRVVAVLRRVPALTLIGMIRAYQSVISPMTGPTCKYYPSCSQYALTAVRRHGALRGTGLALWRLLRCNPWSLGGVDDVPPARHTH; translated from the coding sequence ATGACGACCACGCACCCGGTCGACGCTCCCGGCGTGGAGTCCCCCGAGGACGCCGGCGGAGCTCCCGGCATCGTGCGTCGCGTGGTCGCCGTGCTGCGTCGCGTCCCGGCGCTCACCCTCATCGGCATGATCCGGGCCTACCAGTCGGTGATCTCACCGATGACGGGCCCCACGTGCAAGTACTACCCGTCCTGCTCCCAGTACGCCCTCACGGCGGTGCGTCGTCATGGCGCCCTGCGTGGAACGGGCCTCGCCCTCTGGCGGCTGCTGCGCTGCAACCCCTGGAGCCTCGGTGGGGTCGACGACGTTCCGCCGGCACGACACACGCACTAG
- the rnpA gene encoding ribonuclease P protein component, which produces MLPAAHRLRRSVDFERAVRRGVRAGRSTVVVHLSEDLEGDAQPQVGFVVSKAVGNAVHRNLVKRRLRAAAAARLDVLPAHGRAVVRALPASASSSFDALSADLDRGLQNAVRRLHERSGVDR; this is translated from the coding sequence GTGCTCCCCGCGGCGCACCGACTGCGCCGTTCCGTCGATTTCGAGCGGGCGGTGCGCCGCGGCGTGCGTGCGGGTAGGTCGACCGTGGTCGTGCACCTTTCGGAGGATCTCGAGGGGGATGCGCAGCCACAGGTCGGCTTCGTCGTCTCCAAGGCAGTGGGGAACGCGGTGCACCGCAACCTCGTGAAGCGTCGTCTGCGTGCCGCGGCCGCGGCACGCCTCGACGTGCTCCCCGCGCACGGACGTGCTGTCGTCCGAGCGCTTCCCGCCTCGGCGTCGTCGTCCTTCGACGCCCTGAGCGCCGACCTCGACCGTGGCCTCCAGAACGCGGTCCGGCGACTCCACGAACGCTCGGGCGTGGATCGATGA
- the rpmH gene encoding 50S ribosomal protein L34, which translates to MSKRTFQPNNRRRAKTHGFRLRMRTRAGRAILAARRRKGRTELSA; encoded by the coding sequence GTGAGCAAGCGGACCTTCCAGCCGAACAACCGGCGCCGGGCGAAGACCCACGGCTTCCGGCTGCGCATGCGGACCCGTGCCGGCCGCGCCATCCTGGCTGCCCGCCGTCGCAAGGGCCGCACCGAGCTCTCTGCCTGA
- the dnaA gene encoding chromosomal replication initiator protein DnaA → MANPDENIADVWVQTLSILEASPDITPRQIAFIRLAKPLAILDDTVFIAVPHEQTRTYLETRVRDELVTAMSSCLGRDVRFGITVDPELSSDPVVAPASRPAVERPYIEPDDGLPDLPPPPPPRPQAEPSRLNPKYVFETFVIGSSNRFAHAAAVAVAEAPAKAYNPLFIYGDSGLGKTHLLHAIGHYAHNLYPNVRVRYVNSEEFTNDFINSIGEGKAGAFQRRYRDVDVLLIDDIQFLQGKEQTMEEFFHTFNALHNANKQVVITSDLPPKQLNGFEDRLRSRFEWGLITDVQPPDLETRIAILRKKASSERLAAPDDVLSYIGSRISTNIRELEGALIRVTAFANLNRQQVDLPLAEIVLKDLITDEDSAEITPAAIIAQTAAYFGLTIDDLCGSSRSRVLVTARQIAMYLCRELTDLSLPKIGQQFGGRDHTTVMHANRKITEQMAERRSTYNQVTELTSRIKQQHRG, encoded by the coding sequence GTGGCCAACCCGGACGAGAACATCGCCGACGTCTGGGTGCAGACCCTGAGCATCCTCGAGGCGAGCCCGGACATCACGCCACGGCAGATCGCCTTCATCCGCCTCGCCAAGCCTCTCGCGATCCTGGACGACACGGTCTTCATCGCGGTGCCGCACGAGCAGACCCGCACCTATCTCGAGACCCGCGTGCGCGACGAGCTCGTGACGGCGATGTCGTCGTGCCTCGGCCGCGACGTCCGCTTCGGGATCACGGTGGACCCGGAGCTCAGCTCGGACCCGGTCGTCGCTCCCGCGTCCCGCCCCGCCGTCGAGCGGCCGTACATCGAGCCGGACGACGGTCTGCCCGACCTCCCGCCCCCTCCCCCGCCCCGACCGCAGGCCGAGCCGAGCAGGCTCAACCCCAAGTACGTCTTCGAGACGTTCGTCATCGGGTCGTCGAACCGGTTCGCGCACGCCGCGGCCGTCGCGGTGGCGGAGGCACCCGCCAAGGCCTACAACCCGCTGTTCATCTACGGAGACTCGGGTCTCGGCAAGACGCACCTGCTGCACGCGATCGGCCACTACGCGCACAACCTGTACCCCAACGTCCGCGTGCGCTACGTGAACTCGGAGGAGTTCACCAACGACTTCATCAACTCCATCGGCGAGGGCAAGGCCGGCGCGTTCCAGCGCCGCTACCGGGACGTCGACGTGCTGCTCATCGACGACATCCAGTTCCTGCAGGGCAAGGAACAGACGATGGAGGAGTTCTTCCACACCTTCAACGCCCTGCACAACGCCAACAAGCAGGTCGTCATCACGTCCGACCTCCCGCCCAAGCAGCTCAACGGGTTCGAGGACCGGCTCCGTTCCCGGTTCGAGTGGGGTCTCATCACCGACGTCCAGCCGCCGGACCTCGAGACCCGCATCGCGATCCTGCGGAAGAAGGCGTCGAGCGAGCGGCTCGCCGCCCCGGACGACGTGCTCTCCTACATCGGGTCTCGCATCTCGACGAACATCCGCGAGCTCGAGGGCGCGCTGATCCGCGTGACCGCCTTCGCGAACCTGAACCGGCAGCAGGTGGACCTCCCGCTCGCCGAGATCGTCCTCAAGGACCTCATCACCGACGAGGACAGCGCCGAGATCACCCCTGCCGCGATCATCGCGCAGACGGCCGCGTACTTCGGCCTGACGATCGACGACCTCTGCGGGAGCTCGCGCTCGCGCGTCCTGGTCACGGCACGGCAGATCGCCATGTACCTGTGCCGCGAGCTGACCGACCTGTCCCTGCCGAAGATCGGGCAGCAGTTCGGCGGCCGCGACCACACGACGGTCATGCACGCGAACCGCAAGATCACCGAGCAGATGGCCGAGCGACGGTCCACCTACAACCAGGTCACCGAGCTGACGAGCAGGATCAAGCAGCAGCACCGAGGCTGA